A stretch of the Alnus glutinosa chromosome 6, dhAlnGlut1.1, whole genome shotgun sequence genome encodes the following:
- the LOC133871404 gene encoding UDP-glycosyltransferase 91C1, whose product MENADVLHVAMFPWLATGHLIPFMHLSKCLAQKGHTVSFISTPRNMDRLPKIPPHLSPLINLIRLPLPHVDGLPAHAESSADVPFHKQQLLKRTFDLLYSQVAAFLEDSRPDWIVYDYASHWLPQLAAQLGVSRAFFCLFNAAFMSFLGPPEALINGGSRSTAEDFTMVPKWVPFHSNVVYRLHEIAKNVESLSENLSGTPDTVRFGTVVAESDVVAIRTSAEFEPDWFNLLVELYRIPVVPVGFLPPELRDEEGEKDGKWVYMKQWLDKQGVNSVVFVAFGTEVSLTQKEVNELALGLEQSQLPFFWVLRNQSEPTQTKFPIGFEDRVKGRGIVHDGWAPQAKILSHNSIGGFLTHCGWNSVIEALGFGRVLILLPFLNDQGINARLLHGKRLGVEVARNERDGSFTRDSIAESVRMAMVSDLGESLRGTTKEMKGLFGDKDTNYHLVDGFIRLLRENRLSHTYGKI is encoded by the coding sequence ATGGAAAACGCTGACGTTTTGCATGTGGCCATGTTCCCGTGGTTAGCCACGGGCCATCTCATACCCTTCATGCACCTCTCCAAGTGCTTAGCCCAAAAGGGTCACACAGTTTCCTTCATCTCCACGCCGAGAAACATGGATAGacttcccaaaatacccccgcACCTTTCTCCTCTTATAAACCTCATACGCCTTCCCTTACCCCACGTCGACGGCCTACCAGCCCACGCCGAGTCCTCCGCCGACGTACCTTTCCACAAGCAACAGTTGCTGAAAAGGACCTTCGATTTGCTATATTCGCAAGTGGCCGCCTTCCTCGAAGACTCTAGACCGGATTGGATTGTATACGACTACGCCTCTCACTGGCTTCCTCAACTCGCGGCCCAGCTCGGTGTCTCACGCGCCTTCTTCTGCCTCTTCAACGCCGCCTTCATGTCCTTCCTAGGCCCGCCGGAGGCGTTGATCAACGGAGGTTCAAGATCGACGGCTGAGGATTTCACGATGGTTCCAAAGTGGGTACCGTTCCACTCTAACGTCGTGTATCGGCTTCATGAGATAGCGAAGAACGTAGAGAGCTTGAGTGAGAACTTATCGGGGACGCCTGATACGGTCCGGTTCGGGACTGTGGTTGCGGAGAGTGATGTCGTGGCTATTAGAACCAGCGCGGAGTTCGAACCGGACTGGTTCAATTTGCTGGTGGAGCTTTACCGAATACCGGTTGTTCCGGTTGGGTTTTTGCCTCCGGAATTGAGAGATGAAGAAGGAGAGAAGGATGGGAAATGGGTTTATATGAAACAATGGTTGGACAAACAGGGAGTAAACTCTGTAGTTTTTGTCGCATTCGGGACCGAGGTGTCTCTGACTCAAAAAGAAGTCAACGAGTTGGCTCTTGGGTTGGAACAGTCCCAGTTACCATTCTTTTGGGTGCTGAGGAACCAATCCGAGCCAACCCAAACCAAGTTTCCAATTGGATTCGAGGATCGGGTCAAGGGTCGTGGAATTGTTCACGATGGATGGGCTCCACAAGCAAAGATACTGAGTCACAACTCAATTGGGGGATTTCTAACTCACTGTGGTTGGAACTCGGTCATAGAAGCGCTTGGTTTTGGCCGAGTTTTGATTCTATTACCCTTTTTGAATGATCAAGGAATCAATGCGAGGTTGTTGCACGGGAAGAGACTTGGGGTGGAGGTTGCAAGGAATGAGCGAGATGGATCGTTCACTCGTGACTCAATTGCTGAGTCGGTGAGGATGGCAATGGTCTCCGACTTGGGTGAGTCATTGAGGGGCACAACAAAGGAAATGAAAGGGTTGTTTGGAGATAAGGATACAAATTATCATCTTGTTGATGGGTTTATACGTCTCCTTCGAGAGAATAGATTATCCCACACATatggaaaaatataa